The Mesorhizobium sp. NBSH29 genome has a segment encoding these proteins:
- the waaA gene encoding lipid IV(A) 3-deoxy-D-manno-octulosonic acid transferase yields the protein MSERWARAMLSVYRYAGAAAYPLVGTYVGWRASKGKEEHSRRRERYGVASQPRPAGPLVWVHAASVGETVAVVPLIERILDFGIKVVLTTGTVTSARVADERLGDRIIHQYVPLDLKPAVSRFLDHWLPDIAIIAESEIWPMTILELGLRRIPQVLVNGRLSDRSFASWQKRSFIAEALFENLAHVVAQSDVDGERFQALGARPVTVSGNLKVDTDPPPVDQYALGKLVAEIAGRQTWAAVSTHEGEEMIAVEVHAKLKSRHPDLLTIIVPRHPDRGAVLHAAFGEAGLKVARRSLDEAVEPDTDILLGDTIGEMGLYLRLTEIAFVGRSLSAEGGQNPLEPAMLNTAVLSGRNVQNFRESYKRLIDGGGARLVRDGDMLAGAVHFLLNNDKARGDMITAGVHVVDDMRGALAATLKALEPYIQPLIVKSRLKNGNGGGF from the coding sequence ATGAGTGAACGCTGGGCCCGTGCCATGTTGAGCGTTTACCGCTATGCTGGCGCTGCCGCCTATCCGCTGGTCGGCACCTATGTCGGCTGGCGCGCCTCGAAGGGCAAGGAAGAGCATTCCAGACGCCGCGAACGCTACGGCGTGGCCAGCCAGCCGCGCCCGGCCGGACCGTTGGTCTGGGTCCACGCCGCAAGTGTGGGCGAAACCGTCGCCGTTGTTCCGCTCATTGAACGCATTCTGGATTTCGGCATCAAAGTCGTGCTCACCACCGGCACAGTCACCTCCGCCCGCGTCGCGGATGAGCGTCTGGGCGACCGCATTATTCACCAATATGTTCCGCTTGATCTGAAACCCGCCGTCAGCCGTTTTCTTGATCACTGGCTGCCGGATATTGCCATCATCGCCGAATCCGAAATCTGGCCGATGACAATTCTCGAACTTGGGTTGCGCCGTATTCCCCAGGTACTGGTCAATGGGCGCCTCTCTGACCGCTCTTTCGCGTCCTGGCAGAAGCGTTCCTTCATCGCCGAGGCGCTATTTGAAAACCTCGCTCATGTGGTTGCCCAGTCGGACGTTGATGGCGAGCGATTCCAGGCGCTCGGCGCCCGCCCGGTTACCGTTTCGGGCAACCTCAAGGTTGATACCGATCCGCCACCGGTAGACCAGTACGCGCTCGGCAAGCTCGTCGCCGAGATCGCCGGTCGCCAGACCTGGGCTGCCGTCTCCACCCATGAGGGCGAGGAGATGATTGCCGTCGAGGTTCACGCCAAGCTGAAGTCGCGGCATCCCGACCTGTTGACCATCATCGTGCCACGTCACCCCGATCGCGGTGCTGTGCTTCATGCCGCATTTGGCGAAGCCGGCCTCAAGGTCGCCCGTCGCAGTCTGGACGAGGCGGTCGAGCCTGATACAGACATCCTGCTGGGTGATACGATAGGCGAGATGGGGCTTTATCTTCGTTTGACCGAAATCGCCTTTGTTGGTCGTTCGCTGAGCGCCGAAGGCGGTCAAAATCCGCTCGAGCCGGCCATGCTCAACACCGCCGTCCTGTCTGGCCGCAACGTCCAGAATTTCCGCGAGTCCTACAAGCGCCTCATCGATGGCGGCGGCGCCAGGCTGGTACGCGATGGTGACATGCTGGCAGGCGCGGTTCACTTCCTGCTCAACAACGACAAGGCGCGTGGCGATATGATCACCGCCGGCGTGCATGTCGTCGATGATATGCGCGGCGCGCTCGCCGCCACGCTGAAGGCCCTGGAGCCTTATATCCAGCCGTTGATCGTCAAGTCACGGCTGAAGAACGGCAACGGCGGCGGCTTCTGA
- the lpxK gene encoding tetraacyldisaccharide 4'-kinase: protein MASEAPPFWWEKPDWRARLLYPVSAIYGAVARRRLERGRREKVECPVLCVGNLTVGGTGKTPVAIALAKAARKQGLKPGFLSRGHGGSFGGEPHRVDLHHDSAKHVGDEPLLLAEHAPVAVSPNRAAGARMLIAEGCDFLIMDDGFQSARIHIDYALLVVDARRGVGNGHIIPGGPVRAPITDQLRLANGLLKMGEGTAADIIIRRAARAGKPFFEAALKPRRKSAFAGKRFLAFAGIGDPAKFYRSISETGGEVVIQRSFGDHHFYADDELGDLVKLAAANNLHLVTTAKDAARLRHGSHAARTLLESLMVLEVETVFEPKSVPARLIDDTLNAFRTRRITEV, encoded by the coding sequence ATGGCCTCCGAAGCGCCTCCCTTCTGGTGGGAAAAACCCGATTGGCGTGCGCGCTTGCTCTACCCTGTCTCGGCGATCTACGGCGCCGTTGCGCGCCGCCGGCTTGAACGGGGACGCCGCGAAAAAGTCGAGTGCCCGGTGCTCTGCGTCGGCAACCTCACCGTCGGCGGCACTGGCAAGACGCCTGTGGCCATTGCGCTCGCCAAAGCTGCCCGCAAACAGGGCCTGAAACCCGGCTTCCTGTCGCGTGGCCATGGCGGCAGCTTCGGCGGAGAGCCGCACCGGGTCGATCTGCACCACGACAGCGCAAAACACGTCGGCGACGAGCCACTACTTCTGGCCGAGCACGCGCCTGTGGCGGTCAGCCCCAACCGCGCTGCCGGCGCGCGCATGCTCATCGCCGAGGGCTGCGATTTCCTTATCATGGATGACGGCTTCCAGAGCGCCCGCATCCATATCGACTATGCACTTCTGGTCGTCGATGCGCGACGTGGCGTCGGCAACGGCCATATCATTCCCGGCGGCCCCGTGCGCGCGCCGATCACCGACCAGTTGCGGCTTGCCAATGGGCTTTTGAAAATGGGCGAGGGGACTGCAGCCGATATCATCATCCGTCGCGCCGCCCGCGCCGGAAAGCCGTTTTTCGAGGCCGCTCTCAAGCCGCGCCGCAAATCGGCTTTTGCCGGCAAGCGGTTCCTCGCCTTTGCTGGTATCGGTGATCCGGCAAAATTCTATCGCAGCATCAGCGAGACCGGCGGCGAAGTCGTCATCCAGCGCTCCTTCGGCGACCACCATTTCTATGCCGATGATGAGCTTGGCGATCTGGTCAAACTGGCCGCTGCCAACAATCTCCACCTCGTCACCACCGCCAAGGACGCCGCCCGCCTGCGTCACGGCTCGCACGCCGCGCGCACCCTTTTGGAGAGCTTGATGGTGCTGGAGGTTGAAACCGTCTTCGAACCGAAATCCGTACCCGCGCGGCTGATCGACGACACGCTCAACGCCTTTCGCACCAGGCGCATTACTGAAGTTTGA
- a CDS encoding DUF2946 family protein produces MKSMRLLLRDRLTFSAFAALAVFMLALQGLLGGMAQGAMAASVADPLHIICASTGDLTVSHGGEQAPSQHECPCGALCRVASASAPAILSILIFGPQPHRAAEPDFQRQAQIVPLERRGILAEPRAPPAIS; encoded by the coding sequence ATGAAGAGCATGCGCTTGCTTTTGCGGGATCGGCTGACATTCAGTGCCTTTGCGGCGCTGGCGGTGTTCATGCTGGCGCTGCAGGGCCTGCTCGGCGGCATGGCACAGGGCGCCATGGCGGCATCTGTTGCCGATCCGCTCCACATCATCTGCGCCTCCACCGGTGACCTCACGGTCTCTCATGGTGGCGAGCAGGCGCCCTCGCAGCATGAATGCCCCTGCGGTGCGCTCTGCCGCGTGGCGTCCGCCTCCGCTCCGGCAATCCTGTCGATACTGATTTTTGGACCGCAACCGCACCGCGCAGCTGAACCTGACTTTCAGCGGCAAGCGCAAATTGTCCCGCTTGAACGGCGTGGCATCCTCGCCGAGCCGCGTGCTCCACCCGCCATCTCCTGA
- a CDS encoding PepSY-associated TM helix domain-containing protein, with translation MSTLVETAQSGTAAVAPASDLYRAVWRWHFYAGLLVLPFLISLACTGALYLFKDEFDAIIHSDLKRVEASQTRVAPLVMIEKALAAVPGRAVKFTDPATPQSSAEITIATASAGKQAVYVNPHDGQVLGTLPDRGTIMWTIRTLHSLKYFGTTARYLIEIAAGWSILLVATGIYLWWPRRQTGGVLTVRGTPRRRIFWRDTHAVTGILVGFFIVFLAITGMPWSGVWGDKVNEWANGSNDGYPAGLYVGVPMSTRKLSDTTPTSWSMEQAKLPLSTDPHSGHTGHDATTTPAANVSPAPGSAISIDSIILEIDAMGFSRGYAVTIPGDPTGVYSATVYPDDVSLQRVVHFDQYSGKPLIDLSYGDYGVFGKALEFGISVHMGQQFGLLNQILLSAVCLAIILLAVSAAIMWWKRRPAGALGVPPMPSDPRTFRGLIAILAIGGIAFPLVGVSLLTMLAIDRLFFMRRTEAQPT, from the coding sequence ATGTCTACGCTTGTTGAAACAGCGCAGAGCGGCACGGCCGCTGTCGCTCCCGCTTCCGATCTCTACCGCGCCGTCTGGCGCTGGCACTTCTATGCCGGCCTTCTGGTGCTGCCATTTCTCATCTCGCTCGCCTGCACCGGCGCGCTCTATCTGTTCAAGGATGAGTTCGATGCCATCATCCATTCCGACCTGAAACGTGTCGAAGCCTCGCAAACCCGAGTCGCCCCCTTGGTGATGATTGAAAAAGCACTGGCCGCGGTGCCCGGCAGGGCGGTGAAGTTCACCGATCCCGCCACGCCGCAAAGCTCTGCCGAGATCACCATCGCCACCGCAAGTGCCGGCAAGCAGGCAGTTTACGTCAATCCGCATGACGGTCAGGTGCTGGGCACCTTGCCTGATCGAGGCACGATCATGTGGACGATCCGCACTCTCCACAGCCTCAAATATTTCGGAACCACCGCCCGTTACCTGATCGAGATCGCAGCCGGCTGGTCCATCCTGCTGGTCGCCACCGGCATCTATCTCTGGTGGCCGCGCCGCCAGACGGGTGGCGTCCTCACCGTGCGCGGCACGCCCCGGCGTCGTATCTTCTGGCGCGATACCCATGCGGTAACGGGCATCCTTGTCGGTTTCTTCATCGTCTTCCTCGCCATCACCGGCATGCCTTGGTCTGGCGTCTGGGGCGACAAGGTCAATGAATGGGCCAATGGCAGCAATGATGGCTATCCAGCAGGCCTATACGTGGGCGTGCCGATGTCGACCCGAAAACTCAGCGACACCACGCCAACCTCATGGTCGATGGAGCAGGCCAAACTGCCCCTGTCGACTGACCCACACTCAGGCCACACCGGCCACGATGCAACCACCACGCCGGCAGCCAACGTGTCGCCAGCGCCCGGTTCCGCGATCAGCATCGACAGCATCATTTTGGAAATCGACGCCATGGGCTTTTCGCGCGGCTACGCGGTGACCATTCCGGGCGATCCGACAGGCGTCTATTCCGCCACCGTCTACCCCGATGACGTGTCGCTCCAGCGTGTCGTTCACTTCGACCAATATTCCGGCAAGCCGCTGATCGACCTCAGCTACGGAGATTATGGCGTGTTTGGCAAGGCGCTGGAATTCGGCATCAGCGTACATATGGGCCAGCAGTTCGGGCTGCTGAACCAGATCCTGCTGTCGGCCGTATGCCTGGCGATCATCTTGCTCGCCGTCTCCGCCGCGATCATGTGGTGGAAGCGTCGTCCTGCCGGCGCGCTCGGCGTTCCACCCATGCCGTCCGACCCACGTACCTTCCGTGGCCTCATCGCCATCCTCGCCATTGGGGGGATCGCCTTCCCGCTGGTCGGCGTCTCGTTGCTGACGATGCTGGCAATCGACCGGCTGTTCTTCATGCGCCGCACCGAAGCACAGCCAACCTGA
- a CDS encoding DUF2093 domain-containing protein, producing the protein MNRFEGPGAREAKIRYLDGDFQVTSPGAFVRCAVTGESIPLDELKYWSVARQEAYLTADVSLQREIDMNPELRTRSK; encoded by the coding sequence ATGAACCGTTTTGAAGGACCCGGCGCGCGCGAGGCGAAGATCCGCTATCTGGATGGCGATTTCCAGGTGACCAGCCCTGGCGCTTTTGTGCGCTGTGCGGTGACGGGCGAATCCATCCCGCTGGACGAGCTGAAATATTGGAGCGTGGCGCGGCAGGAAGCCTATCTGACCGCCGATGTGTCGTTGCAGCGCGAGATCGACATGAACCCGGAGCTGCGCACGCGCAGCAAGTGA
- the mutL gene encoding DNA mismatch repair endonuclease MutL — protein MSIRLLSETMVNQIAAGEVIERPASVVKELVENALDAGASRIEIATAGGGLGLIRVTDDGSGIAPDELELAIARHCTSKLSDDIHDIRSLGFRGEALPSIGSVSRLSVRSRTKDADSGAEIRIEGGKLFPVRPAALNRGTQVEVRDLFYATPARLKFMKGERAEATATADVVKRIAIAFPHVRFTLSGTDRSTLDLPATGNDAAAQLARIAQVMGKEFPENSIIIDAGREIVRLEGYVSVPSFTRANSLQQYVYVNGRPVRDKLIAGAIRGAFADVLPRDRHAVTALFITLDPAHVDVNVHPAKADVRFRDPGMVRGLIVGSVRQALAQAGIRHATSGADAMINAFRTGMAANPHAGTTERQHSYQPEFRGSGGYDINASPSRPFDFGQAGFSAPAQASFDAGVSADARAGFAEAPAELMATPLGAARAQVHANYIVAQTADSLVIVDQHAAHERLVYEALKQALASRPIAAQMLLIPEIVDLPEEDAERVAQHADTLRKFGLGVERFGPGAIAVRETPSMLGDIDAGKLIRDLADEIADSDTADTLKERLDMIAATMACHGSVRSGRLLRPEEMNALLRQMEATPGSGTCNHGRPTYIELKLADIERLFGRR, from the coding sequence ATGTCCATCCGTCTTCTCTCAGAAACCATGGTCAACCAGATCGCCGCCGGTGAGGTGATCGAGCGGCCAGCCAGTGTGGTCAAGGAACTCGTCGAGAATGCGCTCGATGCGGGCGCCTCGCGCATTGAGATTGCGACTGCCGGTGGCGGGCTTGGGCTGATCCGGGTGACGGATGATGGCAGCGGTATTGCGCCAGATGAGCTGGAGCTGGCCATTGCACGCCATTGTACGTCCAAGCTCTCGGACGATATTCACGACATTCGCTCGCTCGGATTTCGCGGCGAGGCCCTGCCCTCCATTGGCTCGGTGTCACGGCTGAGTGTGCGTTCGCGCACAAAGGATGCTGACAGTGGCGCGGAGATACGCATCGAAGGCGGCAAGCTTTTTCCGGTACGGCCAGCAGCGCTGAACCGCGGCACGCAGGTGGAGGTGCGCGACCTTTTCTATGCGACACCGGCACGGCTGAAATTCATGAAGGGCGAGCGCGCCGAGGCGACCGCAACCGCTGATGTGGTGAAGCGGATTGCCATTGCGTTTCCGCATGTGCGCTTCACGCTTTCGGGCACGGACCGCTCGACGCTCGACCTGCCAGCGACCGGCAACGATGCAGCGGCACAGCTTGCCCGCATTGCGCAGGTGATGGGCAAGGAGTTTCCCGAAAACTCAATCATTATTGATGCCGGGCGCGAGATTGTGCGGCTCGAAGGCTATGTGTCTGTTCCTTCCTTCACGCGCGCCAACTCTCTCCAGCAATATGTTTATGTGAATGGCCGCCCGGTGCGCGACAAGCTGATTGCGGGGGCAATACGCGGTGCCTTTGCCGATGTTTTGCCGCGCGACCGGCATGCGGTGACGGCGCTTTTCATAACGCTCGATCCGGCGCATGTGGATGTGAATGTGCATCCCGCGAAAGCCGATGTGCGGTTTCGCGACCCTGGAATGGTGCGGGGACTGATTGTCGGCTCGGTGCGCCAGGCGCTTGCTCAGGCCGGTATTCGCCATGCCACAAGTGGGGCCGATGCCATGATCAACGCTTTCCGTACCGGCATGGCAGCCAATCCGCATGCAGGGACGACAGAGCGCCAGCACTCTTATCAGCCAGAGTTTCGAGGCTCTGGCGGCTATGACATCAACGCTTCGCCCAGCCGCCCTTTCGATTTTGGGCAGGCGGGCTTCAGCGCGCCAGCACAGGCAAGCTTTGATGCCGGTGTGAGCGCAGATGCCCGCGCAGGCTTTGCCGAGGCGCCGGCAGAGCTGATGGCGACGCCGCTTGGTGCTGCGCGCGCGCAGGTTCACGCCAATTACATTGTCGCACAGACTGCGGATTCGCTGGTGATCGTGGACCAGCATGCCGCGCATGAGCGGCTGGTCTATGAGGCGCTGAAGCAGGCGCTGGCAAGCAGGCCGATTGCTGCACAGATGCTGCTCATTCCCGAAATCGTTGACCTGCCGGAAGAGGATGCGGAGCGTGTGGCCCAGCACGCAGACACGCTGCGCAAATTCGGGCTGGGTGTAGAGCGCTTCGGGCCGGGCGCCATTGCAGTGCGCGAAACGCCTTCCATGCTGGGTGATATAGATGCTGGAAAGTTGATCCGCGACCTTGCCGATGAAATCGCCGATAGCGATACGGCTGATACGCTGAAAGAGCGCCTCGACATGATCGCGGCCACAATGGCCTGCCATGGCTCGGTGCGTTCGGGACGGCTGTTGCGCCCGGAAGAGATGAATGCGCTTTTGCGGCAGATGGAAGCAACGCCCGGTTCCGGCACCTGCAATCATGGCAGGCCCACTTATATAGAGCTGAAGCTGGCCGATATTGAGCGGCTGTTCGGGCGGCGGTAA
- a CDS encoding LysE family translocator, giving the protein MDVSTALLFAATVLPLICTPGPDMLFVSAQALSGGATAGLRATAGICLGYLVHSGLAALGVAALIAASPLLFAGLRWLGVAYLAYLAMRLIGSALHPEAAAADTRRVADPLRRGFVTALLNPKGMMIYLALLPQFMDRRQGVAFQALVLSAIFVGLCALVYATLSLALGSAGRGSGYARSRRWIEGVAGGMLMAAAGRMALG; this is encoded by the coding sequence ATGGATGTCTCGACCGCCCTTTTGTTTGCCGCAACCGTGCTGCCGCTGATCTGCACGCCGGGGCCTGACATGCTGTTTGTCAGCGCGCAGGCGCTTTCTGGCGGGGCGACTGCGGGCCTCAGGGCAACGGCTGGGATTTGCCTTGGTTATCTGGTGCATTCGGGACTGGCTGCGCTTGGGGTTGCCGCGCTGATTGCCGCCTCGCCGCTACTGTTTGCAGGGCTGCGTTGGCTCGGGGTTGCGTACCTCGCCTATCTGGCAATGCGGCTCATCGGTTCAGCGCTGCACCCGGAGGCGGCCGCCGCTGACACGAGGCGGGTTGCAGATCCGTTGCGGCGCGGTTTTGTGACGGCGCTTTTGAACCCTAAGGGGATGATGATCTATCTCGCGCTGCTGCCGCAATTCATGGATCGCCGGCAGGGCGTTGCCTTCCAGGCTCTTGTGCTGTCGGCGATCTTCGTGGGGTTGTGCGCGCTGGTCTATGCGACACTCAGCCTTGCGCTTGGCTCGGCGGGCCGGGGCAGTGGATATGCACGCAGCCGGCGCTGGATCGAGGGCGTGGCCGGCGGCATGTTGATGGCTGCGGCGGGCCGCATGGCGCTGGGCTAG
- a CDS encoding Lrp/AsnC family transcriptional regulator, translated as MSIALDALDRRILRVLQRDARISNIDLAAEVGLSPSPCLRRVRLLEEAGIIARYVAVLDARQVGLGMTLFARVWLTAQDAETIDRFIAAMRTLDEVVECYIMLGESDALLRVVVADLDAYRRFQAAHLTRINGIQNVKTDVPSETVKQTYALPLA; from the coding sequence ATGTCAATAGCCCTCGATGCACTCGACCGCCGCATCCTGCGCGTCCTGCAGCGCGATGCCCGTATCTCCAATATCGATCTGGCCGCCGAGGTTGGCCTGTCGCCGTCACCTTGCCTGCGTCGCGTCAGGCTCTTGGAAGAGGCCGGCATCATCGCCCGCTATGTGGCAGTGCTGGACGCTCGTCAGGTCGGGCTTGGTATGACGCTTTTTGCCCGCGTCTGGCTGACCGCCCAGGATGCCGAAACCATCGACCGATTCATCGCCGCCATGCGGACGCTGGACGAGGTGGTGGAATGCTACATCATGCTGGGCGAAAGCGATGCGCTGCTGCGCGTCGTCGTCGCCGATCTGGATGCCTACCGCCGCTTCCAGGCCGCGCATCTTACCCGCATCAACGGCATCCAGAATGTCAAAACCGATGTGCCGAGCGAAACCGTCAAGCAGACCTACGCCCTGCCGCTGGCCTAG
- a CDS encoding trimethylamine methyltransferase family protein — translation MDTIEADKPVSRRERGGRTARREQRSHGSEGLGRPYILRNIPTYDVLSEENLLRIEHTADRILAEIGIEFREDPATLDHWKRAGASITGELVKFEPGMLREILKTAPPVFTQHARNPANSVQIGGKSVVFSPAYGSPFVMDLDKGRRYGTIEDFRNFVKLAQSSPWLHHSGGTICEPVDVPVNKRHLDMVYSHIKYSDRGFMGSVTAESRAEDSIDMARIVFGEAFVEQNCVILGNVNVNSPLVWDSSMTTALRAYARANQAAVIVPFILGGAMGPVTSAGAIAQSLAETMAGCALTQLERPGAPVIFGNFLSSMSLRSGSPTFGTPEPAIGSMVIGQLARRLNLPLRCSGNFTTSKLPDAHAMNEGTMSMLAAVHCGANFVLHSAGFLDGLLSMSYEKFVMDADFCGALHTYLDGIKIDDNQLALEAFREVGPGSHFFGCAHTMQNYETAFWDSETADNEPFEKWEAAGSQDAAIRANRRWKKTLAEYQAPPLDVAIDEALRDFMDRKKNSMEDAWY, via the coding sequence ATGGATACCATCGAAGCTGACAAACCCGTTTCCCGCCGCGAACGTGGTGGCCGCACGGCGCGTCGCGAGCAGCGGTCTCATGGCTCTGAAGGGCTCGGCCGACCCTACATCCTCCGCAACATCCCGACCTACGACGTGCTGTCGGAAGAGAATCTTCTGCGCATCGAACACACCGCAGACCGCATCCTCGCCGAGATCGGCATCGAGTTCCGCGAAGATCCGGCAACGCTTGATCACTGGAAACGCGCCGGCGCCAGCATCACGGGCGAACTGGTCAAGTTCGAGCCGGGCATGTTGCGCGAAATTCTGAAGACCGCGCCGCCAGTCTTCACCCAGCATGCGCGCAACCCTGCCAATTCGGTCCAGATAGGTGGCAAAAGCGTCGTCTTTTCGCCGGCCTATGGCTCGCCCTTTGTCATGGATCTGGACAAGGGTCGCCGCTACGGCACCATTGAGGACTTTCGCAATTTCGTAAAGCTGGCGCAGTCGTCTCCCTGGCTGCACCATTCCGGCGGCACCATCTGCGAGCCGGTCGACGTGCCGGTCAACAAGCGCCATCTCGACATGGTCTACAGCCACATCAAATATTCCGACCGCGGCTTCATGGGCTCCGTCACCGCCGAAAGCCGGGCGGAAGATTCCATCGACATGGCGCGCATCGTCTTTGGCGAGGCCTTTGTCGAGCAGAACTGCGTCATCCTGGGCAATGTCAACGTCAACTCGCCGCTGGTCTGGGATTCCAGCATGACCACGGCGTTGCGTGCCTATGCCCGCGCCAATCAGGCAGCGGTCATCGTGCCGTTTATTCTCGGCGGTGCCATGGGCCCTGTCACCAGTGCCGGCGCCATTGCCCAGTCATTGGCCGAAACCATGGCGGGCTGCGCGCTCACCCAGCTTGAGCGCCCCGGCGCGCCGGTCATATTCGGCAATTTCCTGTCCTCGATGTCGTTACGCTCGGGCTCGCCCACCTTCGGCACGCCGGAACCCGCCATCGGCTCGATGGTCATCGGCCAGCTGGCACGCCGGCTCAATCTGCCGCTGCGCTGTTCGGGCAATTTCACCACCTCCAAACTGCCCGACGCCCATGCGATGAATGAAGGCACCATGTCGATGCTGGCCGCCGTCCATTGCGGTGCCAATTTTGTCCTTCATTCCGCCGGCTTCCTCGATGGGCTTCTGTCGATGTCGTACGAAAAATTCGTCATGGACGCCGACTTCTGCGGCGCGCTCCATACCTATCTCGATGGCATAAAGATCGACGACAACCAGCTCGCACTGGAAGCCTTTCGCGAAGTCGGACCCGGCAGCCATTTCTTCGGTTGCGCCCACACCATGCAGAACTACGAGACCGCCTTCTGGGATTCCGAAACCGCCGACAACGAACCGTTCGAGAAATGGGAAGCGGCTGGCTCGCAGGATGCCGCCATCCGCGCCAACCGGCGCTGGAAAAAGACACTTGCCGAGTATCAGGCCCCACCGCTTGACGTGGCGATTGACGAAGCGCTGCGTGATTTCATGGACCGCAAGAAAAATTCGATGGAAGATGCGTGGTATTGA
- the queF gene encoding preQ(1) synthase: MTDTRALTQLGTHVDAPASPETAVLETVPFTRGEGPAAIVRFTCPEFTSLCPVTGQPDFAHLVIDYAPLERLVESKSLKLYLTAFRNHGAFHEDCTVAIGRRIVAATKPEWLRIAGYWYPRGGIPIDVFWQTGTPPEGAWLPETGVAPYRGRG; the protein is encoded by the coding sequence ATGACCGATACCAGAGCGCTGACACAGCTCGGCACCCATGTTGACGCGCCGGCCTCGCCCGAGACGGCGGTGCTGGAGACTGTGCCATTCACGCGCGGCGAAGGGCCGGCGGCGATTGTGCGCTTTACCTGCCCGGAGTTCACCTCGCTTTGCCCGGTGACTGGCCAGCCGGATTTCGCGCATCTGGTGATCGACTATGCGCCTCTGGAAAGGCTGGTGGAGTCGAAATCGCTGAAGCTCTACCTGACCGCATTTCGCAACCACGGCGCATTCCATGAAGATTGCACCGTAGCGATAGGGCGGCGCATCGTTGCGGCAACGAAGCCGGAATGGCTGCGGATCGCGGGCTATTGGTATCCGCGCGGCGGTATTCCCATCGACGTTTTCTGGCAGACCGGCACGCCGCCCGAAGGCGCGTGGCTGCCTGAGACCGGCGTGGCGCCCTATCGCGGACGCGGCTGA